From the Flavobacterium galactosidilyticum genome, one window contains:
- a CDS encoding sensor histidine kinase, with translation MKFSERRNTTRWVIIFASFFIISLILWNTYTFFQIFKNEERLKMNLWANAQKTFINAGENTDVELPLLIFSNNTSIPIILTENDSIINTVNIDELIIKDPQKAIDFLHDLKAENDPIVIEYVPGKFQKLYYGNSSLLNKLKYYPIALVLIIVLFGGLVYNFYRTTKMATQNKLWAGMAKETAHQIGTPLSSLIGWVEILKSEDVAESTTLEIEKDIDRLQTITDRFSKIGSEPKLELKDIVSETQQSYDYLQSRFSKQIEFSFKAPQSAVMVSLNPTLHSWTIENLVKNAIDAMKGKGKLALEIEQEGDYVKINVSDTGAGIQKNQFSTIFEPGFTTKKRGWGLGLSLTKRIVEEYHKGIIKVLYSEIGKGTTMQVSYKKSN, from the coding sequence ATGAAGTTTTCTGAACGAAGAAACACAACCCGCTGGGTCATAATTTTCGCCTCTTTTTTTATAATTTCCTTAATTCTGTGGAATACCTATACCTTTTTTCAAATTTTTAAAAATGAAGAACGTTTAAAAATGAATCTTTGGGCCAATGCACAAAAGACATTCATCAACGCTGGCGAAAACACTGATGTAGAACTACCGCTACTGATTTTTAGCAATAACACCTCAATACCAATTATACTTACAGAAAATGACAGTATTATAAATACTGTGAATATTGATGAACTTATAATAAAAGATCCGCAAAAAGCCATCGATTTTCTACATGACCTAAAAGCCGAGAATGACCCAATCGTCATTGAATACGTCCCCGGAAAATTTCAGAAACTTTATTACGGTAACTCCTCCTTATTGAATAAACTTAAATATTACCCTATTGCATTAGTACTAATAATTGTATTGTTTGGCGGCTTAGTGTACAATTTTTACAGAACTACAAAAATGGCTACTCAAAACAAACTATGGGCGGGAATGGCTAAAGAAACAGCGCATCAAATAGGCACTCCGCTTTCCTCCTTAATTGGCTGGGTTGAGATTTTAAAATCAGAAGATGTGGCTGAAAGCACTACTTTAGAAATCGAAAAAGACATTGACCGATTGCAAACTATTACGGATCGATTCTCGAAAATAGGCTCAGAACCTAAATTAGAACTTAAAGATATTGTTTCAGAAACACAGCAATCCTACGATTATTTACAATCTCGCTTTTCAAAACAAATTGAATTTTCATTTAAAGCACCACAGTCTGCTGTTATGGTTTCTTTAAATCCAACTTTACACAGTTGGACAATAGAGAACCTTGTAAAAAACGCTATCGATGCTATGAAAGGAAAGGGGAAATTAGCCTTAGAAATTGAACAAGAAGGTGACTACGTAAAAATAAATGTTTCTGACACCGGCGCCGGAATTCAGAAAAACCAGTTTAGTACTATATTTGAACCCGGTTTCACCACTAAAAAAAGAGGTTGGGGATTAGGACTTTCCTTAACTAAGAGAATTGTAGAGGAATATCATAAAGGAATCATTAAAGTTTTATATTCTGAAATAGGCAAAGGAACTACGATGCAAGTAAGTTATAAAAAAAGCAATTAG
- a CDS encoding flavin reductase family protein: MITIDPKSIETAKLQGYLQGSVGPRPIAFASTMDAQGNPNLSPFSFFNVFSANPPILVFSPARRVRDNSIKHTLINAEATGEVVINVVNYDMVQQTSLASTEYAAGVDEFLKSGFTPIASEVVKPFRVKESPVQFECKVTQIIALGTEGGAGNLILCEVVRIHLDESILDENGAIDQYKIDLVSRLGGNWYSRSNQGLFEVPKPLTTLGIGVDAIPNFVKHSTVFTGNDLGMLGNVESLPTLEEITIFVKENFEVKGVLSADDEEKKHQLAKEYLNKSEVLTAWKVLLAKK; the protein is encoded by the coding sequence ATGATTACTATTGACCCTAAAAGTATAGAAACGGCAAAATTACAAGGGTATTTGCAGGGCTCTGTTGGTCCGCGACCTATTGCCTTTGCGAGTACCATGGACGCTCAAGGCAATCCAAATTTGTCGCCTTTTAGTTTCTTTAACGTGTTTAGCGCAAATCCTCCCATTCTCGTATTTTCCCCAGCTAGAAGGGTACGAGACAACTCTATAAAACATACGTTGATCAATGCCGAAGCAACGGGTGAAGTGGTTATTAATGTCGTTAATTATGATATGGTGCAGCAAACCTCGCTTGCCAGCACGGAGTATGCAGCAGGTGTTGATGAATTTTTGAAATCCGGCTTTACGCCAATAGCATCTGAGGTAGTAAAACCTTTTAGAGTTAAGGAATCACCTGTTCAATTTGAATGTAAAGTGACTCAAATTATTGCGCTGGGAACAGAAGGTGGAGCAGGAAATCTTATTCTTTGTGAAGTAGTGCGAATTCATCTAGATGAAAGTATTTTAGATGAAAATGGGGCGATCGATCAGTATAAAATTGACTTAGTATCCAGACTAGGAGGTAATTGGTATTCTAGATCCAATCAAGGACTTTTTGAAGTGCCAAAGCCATTAACTACTTTGGGGATTGGAGTAGATGCAATTCCTAATTTCGTGAAGCACAGTACAGTGTTTACAGGAAATGATTTAGGCATGCTTGGAAATGTAGAATCCTTGCCAACTCTTGAAGAAATTACTATATTTGTAAAAGAAAATTTTGAAGTAAAAGGGGTGCTAAGTGCTGATGACGAAGAAAAAAAACACCAATTAGCTAAAGAATATTTGAATAAAAGTGAAGTACTAACGGCTTGGAAAGTACTTTTAGCAAAAAAATAA
- a CDS encoding DUF3127 domain-containing protein → MEVTGKIKMIDQTKEVGSGGFKKRDIVVTTDEQYPQHILVQFVQDKCDLLNGFQVGEPVKIDINLRGREWTNPQGETVYFNTIQGWRIAKAQGDAPAAQAPPMPAAQAFAPATNLNEEDADDLPF, encoded by the coding sequence ATGGAAGTTACAGGAAAAATTAAAATGATTGATCAAACTAAAGAAGTTGGATCTGGCGGTTTCAAAAAGAGAGACATAGTTGTTACAACTGATGAGCAATATCCACAGCATATTCTAGTTCAATTTGTTCAAGATAAATGTGATTTATTAAATGGTTTTCAAGTAGGTGAGCCAGTAAAAATTGATATTAACTTAAGAGGTAGAGAATGGACAAATCCACAAGGAGAAACTGTTTATTTCAATACAATTCAAGGATGGAGAATAGCTAAAGCGCAAGGAGATGCTCCTGCGGCTCAAGCACCTCCAATGCCTGCTGCACAGGCTTTTGCTCCCGCAACAAACTTAAACGAAGAAGACGCAGACGATTTGCCATTCTAA
- the aat gene encoding leucyl/phenylalanyl-tRNA--protein transferase — protein MYYVTKDLFFPPVSQANRDGILAIGGDLSTERLLLAYKSGIFPWFDPGDPILWWSPNPRMVLFLDELIVSKSMRSILNRNVFTVTFNQNFRDVISNCQNVKRNGQTGTWITNDMIEAYCNLNESGIAKSVEVWQNDELVGGLYGIDLGTIFCGESMFSLVSNASKVAFITLVEQLKKENYKLLDCQVYNPHLESLGCREIKRIEFLRILKSE, from the coding sequence GTGTATTACGTAACTAAAGATTTATTTTTCCCGCCTGTTTCCCAAGCCAACCGCGATGGGATTTTGGCTATTGGTGGAGATTTATCTACAGAGCGCTTGTTACTTGCCTACAAAAGTGGAATTTTTCCTTGGTTCGATCCAGGAGATCCTATTTTGTGGTGGTCTCCTAATCCCAGAATGGTTTTGTTTCTAGATGAGTTAATTGTTTCTAAGAGCATGCGAAGCATCTTGAATAGAAATGTTTTTACAGTTACATTTAATCAAAACTTTCGAGATGTAATTTCTAATTGCCAAAATGTCAAAAGGAACGGTCAAACCGGAACTTGGATTACTAATGACATGATTGAAGCGTATTGTAATCTCAACGAATCAGGAATTGCGAAATCAGTTGAAGTCTGGCAAAATGACGAATTAGTTGGTGGGTTATATGGAATTGATTTAGGAACTATATTCTGTGGTGAAAGTATGTTTTCATTAGTTTCAAATGCATCAAAAGTTGCTTTTATCACTTTGGTAGAACAATTAAAAAAGGAAAATTATAAATTACTTGACTGTCAGGTTTATAATCCACATCTTGAAAGTTTAGGTTGTCGTGAAATTAAACGTATAGAATTTTTACGAATTTTAAAAAGTGAATAG
- a CDS encoding DNA-3-methyladenine glycosylase I — protein MESKLRCTWCEKDDLYRKYHDQEWGVPVYDDATIFEFLILETFQAGLSWHTILKKRENFRVAFDNFDYIKIAQYQEDKIQELLLDAGIIRNKLKVYSAVTNAQNFIKIQEEFGSFSTYIWAFTDGKPIDNKPQTLKEVTATTSLSDAISKDLKKRGFKFVGSTVVYAHMQATGMVNDHVEDCWTRKQ, from the coding sequence ATGGAAAGTAAACTACGTTGCACTTGGTGCGAAAAAGATGATTTATACAGAAAATACCACGACCAAGAATGGGGAGTTCCTGTTTATGACGATGCCACTATATTTGAGTTTTTAATATTAGAAACTTTCCAAGCAGGATTAAGTTGGCACACTATCTTAAAAAAAAGAGAAAACTTCAGAGTCGCTTTTGATAATTTCGATTACATAAAAATAGCGCAATACCAAGAAGATAAAATCCAAGAATTGCTTTTAGATGCCGGGATCATCCGTAACAAACTTAAAGTATATTCTGCCGTAACTAACGCTCAAAATTTCATCAAAATCCAAGAGGAATTTGGTAGTTTCTCAACGTACATATGGGCTTTTACTGATGGCAAACCCATTGACAATAAACCCCAAACACTAAAAGAGGTTACTGCAACTACTTCACTTTCGGATGCCATTAGCAAAGACTTAAAAAAACGTGGATTCAAATTTGTAGGCTCTACTGTTGTTTATGCACACATGCAAGCTACTGGAATGGTGAATGATCATGTGGAAGATTGTTGGACGAGAAAACAGTAA
- the tsf gene encoding translation elongation factor Ts: MATITAADVNKLRTATGAGMMDCKKALVESDGDFDLAIENLRKKGQKVAANRSDRESTEGAAIAVVNADKTAGVVITLNCETDFVGMNENFVKMATEMANQALNYDTIEAFLASDFNGITVAEKLIEQTGVIGEKLEIRTFEKLEGAFVGSYIHSGNKIATLVALSANVAGADEAARNVAMQAAAMNPIALNEAGVDAAVIEKEIEIAKDLLRQEGKPEAMLENISKGKIQRFYKDNTLVNQDYIKDSSMNVAAYVKSVDGNLTVTGFKRAALG, translated from the coding sequence ATGGCAACAATTACTGCTGCAGACGTAAATAAATTAAGAACAGCTACAGGCGCAGGAATGATGGACTGCAAAAAAGCTTTAGTTGAATCTGACGGGGATTTTGATTTAGCAATCGAAAACCTACGTAAAAAAGGACAAAAAGTAGCTGCTAACCGTTCAGATAGAGAATCTACTGAAGGTGCTGCAATTGCTGTTGTTAATGCTGACAAAACTGCTGGAGTTGTTATCACATTAAACTGTGAGACTGACTTCGTAGGTATGAATGAGAACTTTGTAAAAATGGCTACTGAAATGGCTAATCAAGCATTGAACTATGATACAATTGAAGCATTTTTAGCATCTGATTTCAACGGAATCACTGTTGCTGAAAAATTAATTGAGCAAACAGGAGTTATTGGAGAAAAATTAGAAATCAGAACTTTTGAGAAATTAGAAGGTGCTTTCGTTGGATCTTATATTCACTCAGGTAACAAAATCGCTACTTTAGTTGCTCTTTCTGCTAACGTTGCTGGTGCTGATGAAGCTGCAAGAAACGTTGCTATGCAAGCAGCTGCCATGAACCCAATTGCTTTGAACGAAGCTGGAGTTGATGCTGCTGTTATCGAAAAAGAAATTGAAATCGCTAAAGATTTGTTACGTCAAGAAGGTAAACCAGAAGCAATGTTAGAAAACATTTCTAAAGGAAAAATCCAACGTTTTTACAAAGACAACACTTTAGTAAACCAAGATTACATTAAAGATAGTTCTATGAACGTTGCTGCTTATGTAAAATCTGTTGATGGTAACTTAACTGTTACAGGTTTCAAAAGAGCTGCTTTAGGATAA
- the rpsB gene encoding 30S ribosomal protein S2 — MANKIEVKDLLEAGVHFGHMTRKWDPNMAPYIYMERNGIHIINLYKTAAKIEEANDALKKIAASGRKILFVATKKQAKDIVAEKAKAANMPYITERWPGGMLTNFVTIRKAVKKMATIDKMKKDGTFMTLSKKERLQVDRLRAKLEKNLGSIADMSRLPAALFVVDIKAEHIAIKEAQKLNIPVFAMVDTNSDPREVEYVIPANDDASKSIDKILTLVTAAITEGLSDRGSDKEGEATTEVVAPAAEAVEAAPAVETAAPTATEE, encoded by the coding sequence ATGGCAAACAAAATAGAAGTTAAAGACTTACTAGAAGCAGGTGTTCACTTTGGACACATGACTAGAAAATGGGATCCAAACATGGCTCCTTACATCTATATGGAACGTAATGGTATTCACATTATCAATCTATATAAAACTGCAGCAAAAATTGAAGAAGCAAATGACGCTTTGAAAAAAATCGCTGCATCAGGTAGAAAAATATTATTCGTTGCTACCAAAAAACAAGCAAAAGACATCGTTGCTGAAAAAGCAAAAGCTGCAAACATGCCTTACATCACTGAAAGATGGCCTGGTGGAATGCTAACTAACTTCGTAACAATCCGTAAAGCTGTTAAAAAAATGGCTACTATTGATAAAATGAAGAAAGATGGTACATTCATGACTCTTTCTAAAAAAGAGCGTTTACAAGTTGATCGTCTTCGTGCTAAACTAGAGAAAAACTTAGGTTCAATCGCTGACATGTCTAGACTACCAGCTGCTTTGTTCGTAGTTGATATTAAAGCAGAACACATCGCAATAAAAGAAGCTCAAAAATTAAACATTCCAGTTTTCGCAATGGTTGATACTAACTCTGATCCACGTGAAGTAGAGTATGTAATTCCTGCAAATGATGATGCTTCTAAATCAATTGACAAAATTTTAACTTTAGTCACAGCTGCTATTACTGAAGGACTTTCTGATAGAGGTTCTGATAAAGAAGGTGAAGCTACTACAGAAGTTGTTGCTCCTGCTGCTGAAGCTGTAGAGGCTGCTCCTGCTGTAGAAACTGCTGCTCCAACTGCAACTGAAGAATAA